CGGCAGCACGACGCCCTGCTCGCCCTGGATCGGCTCCAGCAGCACCGCGACGGTGTTCTCGTCGATCGCGGCGGTCAGCGCGTCCAGGTCGCCGTAGGGCACCACGGTGAAGCCCGGCGTGTACGGCCCGAAGTCGGCGCGGGCGTCCTCGTCGGTGGAGAAGCTGACGATGGTGGTGGTCCGGCCGTGGAAGTTGCCCTCCATCACCACGATGTTCGCCTGGCCCGGGGCGACGCCCTTGACCTGGTAGCCCCACTTGCGGGCGACCTTGATGCCGGTCTCCACCGCCTCGGCGCCGGTGTTCATCGGCAGGACCAGGTCCTTGCCGCACAGCTCCGCCAGCTCCTTGCAGAAGTCGGCGAACTGGTCGTGGATGAACGCCCGGCTGGTCAGGGTCAGCTTGTCGAGCTGCGCGTGCGCGGCCTCGATCAGCTTGGGGTGCCGGTGGCCGAAGTTCAGCGCCGAGTAGCCGGCCAGGCAGTCCAGGTAACGCCGACCGTCCACGTCGGTCAGCCAGGCGCCCTCGGCGGAGGAGATCACCACCGGCAGCGGGTGGTAGTTGTGCGCGGTGTGGCGCTCGGCGTCGCGTACCGCCCCCGGCGTCCGCAGCATGTCGTCCACGATCACTTGCTTGCCTTTCCCTGACGGAGTCGCAGCGTGCAGCACTTCGGTCCGCCGCCGGCCTTGCGCAGCTCGGACAGGTCGATGCCGATGGTCTCGTAGCCCCGGTCGCGCAGCTTGGCCGCCAGGTCGGTGGCCTGCGCGGGCAGCACCACGTGCTTCCCGTCGCTGACCGCGTTCAGGCCCAGCACCTCGGCGTCGGCCATGGTGGCGTGGATCGCGTCCGGGAAGAGCCGGCGCAGCACCGCCCGGCTGCCGGGCGAGAACGCCTCCGGCAGGTACGCCACGGTCCGCTCGTCGAGCACGGTCAGCGCGGTGTCCAGGTGGTAGAAGCGCGGGTCGACCAGCTGCATGGTGATCACCGGGTAACCGAAGACCTCCTGGAGCTGGGCGTGCGAGGCGTGCGCGGTGCGGAAGCCGGTGCCGGCGAGCAGGTGGTCACCGACCAGCAGGACGTCGCCCTCGCCCTCGTTGATGTGCTTCGGGTCGTACATCTCGAAGCCGGCGGCCTCGAACCAGGCCCGGAAGGCGGGCGCCTCGTCGGCGCGCTGCGGGTCGCGGAACTGCACCGCCATGGCCTTGCCGTCGATCACCGTGCCGCCGTTGGCGGCGAAGACCATGTCCGGCAGGCCGGCGACCGGGTCGACCAGCTCGACCTCGTGGCCCAGGTCCAGGTACGTCTGGCGCAGCTGCTCCCACTGCCGGATCGCCAGGTCGGCGTCGACCGGGGCGGTCGGGTCCATCCACGGGTTGATCGCGTAGTCGACGGCGAAGTACGTCGGCCGGCACATCAGAAAACGCTGCCTGGTGGCGTCCATCGTCATTGTCCTGCTCCCAGCGGTCGGGCGCGCCCCGGCCACCGTGGCCCACGGGCTGGCGCCGTTGGTCAACGGTATGCGCCCCGGGCCGACGACATCCACCGCCGGAACTTGCGTAGGACGCGCAATCGTTGCGTCTAACCCCCGCCCGTCGGCGATTCATTGCGCAGACGCTCGGCAACCCCGGCGGGCAGTTGATCATGCAGCGGCGGGGCCGGTTCGGAGGCATTGACGGAGCTTGTCCGCAACCCCGACCGGCGGGGTGGAGACACACTTCGGGGGCGGCGAACCGCCGCCCCCGAAAGAGGTGTTGCCCGGCCGGTGAACCACCGGAGCTGGTCGGGCGTGCCGGCGATGCGCCGGCGAGTGGAAAGATGCCCCTCAGAACAGGCCGGCAAACTGTGAGTCGAGCCACTCGCGCAGTCGGCCCACCCAGTCGCCGTCCGTCGTCGGCCAGTCGAACTGACCGGTCAGCGCCACGATGCCGAGCACCACGGCGGCCAGTCCGACGACGATGCCGATCAGGGCGTCCAGCTTGCCGGCCACGTGCCGGCGGCGGGTGGCGATCAGACCCAGCACCGCGAGGACCGCGCCGACCGCGCCGAGCCCCACGCCGTACCCGGCGAGGGTGCCGGTGAGCACGAAGAGCGCGCCGACCACCGAGACGATCAGGCCGAGCGTCGCCAGCAGGCTGGCCCGGGGCTTCGGACCGACCACGGCCGGCGCGACGGGCCGGTCGAGGTCCCGCTGCACCGGCTGTTCGAGGGTGGCGTCCCGGTCGGTCCGGTGCCCGTCCAGGTCGACGGTGCGCTCCAGGGTGGGCTCCGGGTCGGTGCGCCGCACGGTGTCCGGCGCCATCGGTCGCCCGGTCGCGGCACGCGCGGTCGCCGCCCGGTCGGCCGCCCGTCGCTCCGCCTCCGAGACGCGACCGCCGTCGGCCGGGGTGGTGCTGCTGCGGTAGGTCGTGCCGTCGTCGTCGCGTTCGGCGACCGCCGGACGCCCCGGGTCGTCCACCCGGTCGGTCGCCGGGACGTGGTCCCGCCCGTCGACCCGGCCGTCGCCGTTCACGTCGCTGTCGCGTGCCGGTCCGTTCCGGCGGGACAGAATCTTCACTTCACACCTCCTGGTCAAGGGCGTGGAGGCCGCGAACGCGGAGGACAGCCACGCATGACGTACCGGGGAGGTACCCCCGCGGACCGGCAGCGACACCCGTCGACGACCGGCGGCTTGCGTTACCGGCCGCGCCGCCCGTCGGGCTACCGTTGCCGGCGTGCCAGAGGGACACACCATCCACCGCCTGGCGGCCCGGCACGCCGAGCTCTTCGTCGGCGACAAGGTGCACGCCGCCAGCCCGCAGGGCCGCTTCGCCGAGGGCGCGGCCCGGCTCACCGGCACCGTCCTGGACGGCACCGAGGCGTACGGCAAGCATCTGCTGCACCACTACGCCGGCGAGCTGACCCTGCACGTCCACCTCGGGCTCTACGGGCGGTTCACCGACGGCCCCGGCGAGCCGCCCCCGCCGGTCGGGCAGGTGCGGCTGCGGTTGACGAGTGACCGGCACTGGCTGGACCTGCGCGGGCCGACCGCCTGTGAGCTGCTCACCCCGCCCGAGGTGGCGGCGCTGCGCGACCGGCTCGGCCCGGACCCGCTGCGCGCCGACGCCGACCCGGACCGGGCGTACGCCCGGATCTCCCGCAGCCCGACGCCGCTCGCGGCGCTCCTGCTCGACCAGTCCGTGGTGGCCGGCACCGGGCTGATCTTCGTGACCGAGGCGCTGTTCCGGGCCGGCCTGCCGCCGCTGCTGCCCGGCCGTGAGCTGACCCCCGCAGGCTGGCGGGAACTCTGGGCCGACCTGGTCGCGCTGATGACCCTCGCCGTCGAGCGGGGCCGGATCGACACCGTGCGGGACGCCCACCTGCCCGAGGCGACCGGCCGCCCGGCCCGCGTCGACCGGCACGGCGGCGAGGTGTACGTCTACCGCCGCCCCGGCGCGCCCTGCCACGTCTGCGGCACCGAGGTCAGTCGGGGCGAGCTGGCCGGCCGCAACCTCTACTGGTGCCCCACCTGCCAACGCGGGTGAGGACGCGCACCGCCGGTTGCCCGGTCAGTCGTCGAGGAGCCAGCGGACGACCTCGACCTGGCGGGGGAAGACGTCGTCGCCGCCGATGCTCCAGGCCAGCGTCTGCGCGACCGTCCAACCCCGGACCCGTTCCCGGTCGAGCCCCAGCTCGGCGCAGAGCCGGTCCAGCCGGTGCCGCACCGCGGCCGGTGAGTGGCCCAGCTCCGCGCCGCGCACCATCGGGACCGGCGCGAACTCCCGCTCACCCACCAGCGGCTTCGGGTCGATGACCAGCCACGGCTCCCGGGTCGCCCGGAGCACGTTGCCGGCGTGCAGATCCTGGTTGACCAGCACCTGCTCGCCCTGGCTCGGCACCAGGTCGGCGAGGAGCCCGAGCGCCGCGTCGAGCAGTCGCCGCTCGTACGGGCGGCCGACCCGTTCCCAGTTGACCGGCATCCGTTCCGCCCACCCGGCCGCTTCCTCGGCGAGCGAGGTGAACGGCGGGCCGGCCGGCACCCCGAGCCGGGGCAGCAGCTCCACCACCGCGTCGAGCGCCTCATCGGCCGGCACCCGGTGCAGCGGGGTACCGGGCACGCACCGCTCGACCAGCAGCGCCCGCCGCTCCGGGGCGTGGTCGAGCAGCCGGATCGCGCCCCGGCCCGCCCAGTGCGCCAACGCCGTCGCCTCGTGCATGCTGTCGTCGTCCGGGAACTGGAGCTTCAGCACCGCCGGGGTGCCGTCCGGCAGCTCCGCCGGCATCGCCAGTGACGCGAACGCGTACGGGTAGGGCCGGCCCACCCGCAGCCCCCAGCGGTCCACGCAGGCGGCCAGCCGCTCCGGCAGCACCGCCAACCAGTCCCGCCCGGCCGGCACCCGCTCGACCCAGCGCAGCCCGTCCGGAATCTCCAGCTCCGTCGCCATCCGACCATTCTGGACGAAGCCCGGCCGCCGCGTACCACCGACTCCGGAGCGACCGCGCCGGCCGGTGGCGCGCGGGGGAGCGGTCAGCGCAGTCGGCGGATGTCGCCGTACGCGCGGTAGAAGCCGCCGCGGCCGGACTCGCGGACCTCGGTGACCAGGTAGCGCGCGCCCGGCTCCCGGATGCCCTTGGGGAACTGCACCGACCAGTCCCGGTGGTAGCCGGAGGAGAGCACGTGGATGCGGAGCCGGCCGCCGTCGTCGACGCACTGCACCACCACGCCGTCGGAGTCGTCGGTGGTCACCTCGACCGTGGACCAGGCCGCCGGCTCGGGCAGCCGGACCGGCGCCTTGACGTCGACGACCTCCGGCACGCTGCCCGCCTCGGCCGCCCGGATCGCCGGCTCGCTGGCGTCGATGCAGGCCAGGTGGCCGCTGGTGGTCACCACGTAGAGGCGCTCGTCGTGGTATTGCATGGAGTAGGCCGAGCCGCAGCCGGTGCCGAGCTTCCAGAGCCGGGTGCCGGCCTGGTCGAAGCAGTAGATCGAGGACTGGCTGTCGCCGGCGAAGACGTACCGGCCCTCCTCGGCGGTGGCGCAGGAGAAGACCGGGGCGTCGCAGCGGTACGTCCGCTCGGCGCGCCCGTCCTTGCGCAGCCGCACCACCTCCCGCGTGCCGGTGCCCGCGAAGACGGCCGTCCGCTCCTGCCAGCCGAAGAGCACCGATCCGGTGGGGGTGTGCCACAGCTCCCGCCCGGTGCGCCAGTCGTAGCCGGTGACGCCCTGGGAGTGGCCGTGGTAGAGCGCGTCGGTGTCGCAACGGACCATCCACGCGGACCGGCCACGCCCCGCCCGCCGCCAGAGGAACTCGTCCTCGTGGTCGATCGCGGCGATGCCGCCGTCGGCGTCGGAGACGCCCAGCACCCCGTCGTGGATGTCCAGCCAGTAGATGTCGATCTCCGGCGCGATCGCGTACGCCGCCCGGGGCACCTTGCCGGAGAGGTCGTAGACGTTGCCGTCGTCGCAGCCGGCATAGATCCAGGCGTCGTCGGCCACGATGCACTTCACCCCGTCGGGGAGCCGGACCTGGTTCAGCACCCGCGCGTCGTGGCCCAGCGTGGTGATCACCCCGTGCTCGTTGCCCACCATGCAGCTCTGCCCGTCGACGAAGATGCCGAACGCGGGCGCGCCCGACGCGTACCGCCAGAGGACCGGAGCGGTGCGGGCGGTGGAGCGGGTGCTGACGATCTGCCGGCGGGAGACCGTGCGCTTCTGGCGTACGCCGGGGGTCGCCGGGGCGTACCCCTTGCGGATCTTCTCGCCGATCTTCTTCGCGGCGGCGGCCCGGGCCCGGGTGTTGTCGGGGTAGCTCGCGGTCTTGACCTGACCCTGGTCGCCGATCCGGCCGTAGCGCACGGTCATCGCGGTGTTGTCCACCACCACCTCGTAGAACTTGTGCGCACCGTCCACTTCGGACAGTTCGAGATAGGTCGTCTCCTGCGACATGGGGATGCCTCCGAGGGGGAATCAACGCCGGACCCGGCACTGCGCCAACACCCCGAACCTAACCGCGCCCCCCGACAAGATCGGGTCCCCGCTGACCGCTCCTAGCGGCGGTCGAGGGCGTCGACGGCCTTGCGGGCGGCGATCAGCACCGGATCCCAGACCGGCGCGTACGGCGGGGCGTAGCCGAGATCCAGCGAGGTCATCTCGTCCACCGTCATGCCGTTCCACAGCGCCACCGCGAGGGTGTCGATCCGCTTGGCCGCCTCGGACCAGCCGACGATCTGCGCCCCGAGCAGCCGCCCGCTGGGGCGCTCCGCGAGCAGCTTGACCGTCATCGGCCGGGAACCGGGGTAGTAGCCGGCCCGGCTGGTCGACTCGGCGACCACCGAGACGAACTCGAAGCCGGCCGAGGCGGCGTCCCGCTCGCGCAGGCCGGTACGCCCCACCTCCAGGTCGCAGACCTTGGTCACGGCCGTGCCGATCACGCCCGGGAAGGTGGCGTACCCGCCGCCGATGTTGATCCCGGCCACCCGGCCCTGCTTGTTGGCGTGCGTGCCGAGCGGGATGTGCACCGGCAGCCCGCTGACCCGGTGCAGGGTCTCGACGCAGTCCCCGGCGGCCCAGACGCCCGGTACCCCGGGCACCCGCATCCGCCGGTCGGTGCGTACCCCGCCGGAGGGCCCGATCGGCAGGCCGGCGGCCTGCGCGACGGCGATGTTCGGGCGTACGCCGAGGCCCAGGACCACGACGTCGGCCGGCATCGGCCCCTCGGCGGTGACCACCGCGGTGACCCGGCCGTCCCGGGTCTCCAGGCCGGTCACCGTCAGTCCGGTACGGATGCCGATGCCGATGCCGCGCATCGCGTCGGATACCAGCTCGGCCATGTCGGCGTCCACGGTGGACATCGGTTGGTCGGCCTGCTCGACCAGGTCGACGGTGAGCCCCCGCTTGATCAGCGCCTCGGCCATCTCGACGCCGATGTAGCCGCCGCCCACCACCACCGCCCGGCGCGGCGTCGGCTCCCGGTCCAGCCAGTCGCGCAGCGCCGCCCCGTCGTCGAGCGTCTGCACGCCGAACACCCCGTCGGCGTCGGTGCGCGCCCAGTCGGGCGTCAGCGGGACGGCTCCGGTGGCGTACACCAGCTGGTCGAAACGCTCGCGGACCTCGCCGCCGCCGGCCAGGTTCCGGGCGACCACCTCGCGGCGCTCCAGGTCGATGCCGGTCACCTCGTGCCGCAGCCGGACGTCGATGTCGAACGACGTGCGGAAGGTCTCGGGATCCCGGGCGACGAGCTGGTCCCGGTCGGGCACCACCCCACCGATCCAGTAGGGGATGCCGCAGGACGAGTAGGACGTGAAGTGCCCCCGCTCGAAGGCGACGATCTCCAGGTCGTCCCGGTCCCGGCGACGCCGGGCCTGGGACGCGGCGGCCATCCCGGCCGCGTCCCCGCCGACGACGATCAGCCGTTCCGCCACGACGCCCATCCTGTCACGCCCGGCCCGTCCGCGGGCCGGTGCCGGTCAGCCACGGGTCTGCCGGGCCACGTCCTCCACCACGTCCACCAACCGACCGGTACGCGCGAAGACCGCCCGCTGCCGCGCCGCCCCGCTGCCGTGCCGGCGCAGCCCGCCCAGCAGCTCGGTCACCTGGTCGAGGTCGCCGTGCCGGGTCAGCTCCGGACGCAGCCGGTCGACCAGCCGGTCCAGCAGCTCCCACATGGGCCGCAGCTCGCCGTCGGTGACGTCCACGCCCTCGCCCTCCAGCCCGTCGTGGGCGGCCCGCCAGTGCGCGGCCACCAGCAGGTGGTGGTCGGTGCGGATCGGGGCGCGGCCGGCCGCGATGTCCGTCATCGCGGTCGCCACCAGGGCCCGCACCAGGGCGGCGACCAGCACCGTGTCGTCCACCGACGGGCAGACGTCACCGATCCGGATCTCCACCGTCGGGTACTTCGCCGACAGTCGGGCGTACCAGTAGAGCATCCCCTCGTCGAGCATCACGCCGGTCGCGATGAGCTGCCGGATCAGCCGCTCGTAGTGCTCGTGGGAGGTCAGGTAGGGGGTGGGCGCGACCGACGGCCAGCGTTCCCACTCCACCGAGCGCCAGCTCGCGTACCCGGTGTCCTCGCCCCGGGAGAACGGGGAGTTGGTGGTCATCGCGTGCAGGATCGGCAGCCAGGGCCGGACGTGGTTGAGCACCTGCACGCCCGTGTCGCCGTCCGGCACGCCGACGTGCACGTGCATGCCGTTGTTGCCGGGACCGGGCACGAGCAGCCGGAACCGTTCGATCATCCGGTCGAAGCGGGGCTTGTCGACCACCGGCGGGACCGGGCCGTCCACCGGGCCGGTGCCGATCGCGAGCAGCCGTACGCCGGCCCGCTCGGCGGCGGCGGAGAGCTCACCGCGCAGCACGCCCAGCGAGTGGCGGATCGAGGAGAGTTCCAGGCCGGGCGGGGTGCCGATCTCGATCTGGCTGGTCTGGAACTCGCGTTCGATCTGACCGCGCAGCTCCGCCGGCACCTGCTCCATGACCAGGTCCACCGCCGGCACGGCGGCACCGGTGTGCGGGTCGACCAGGAGGAACTCCTCCTCCACGCCGACGGTGAGCAGATCGGTGCCGCCGGGGGCGGCGTCCCGTTCCCGCTCCGCAACTGACCCGCTCATCACCATCACCGTCCGCTCGTGCCGGTCGCGGCACCGTGCCGCGTACGTCGATCCGCCCATTACCCACCGTGTCCATTTCGGGAAACGCCACCATCGGCGTGTCTTCCCCCGCGCGCCGCCTCGTCGGGTGCCAATGGGGGACCCCTGCTATACCGGATGCGTTGACAGGCTCTTCCTTCTGCCAAGGAGTGCGTACGGTGACCGACGAACGGCGGCCCGACCGGGACTGGCGACGCCAGGTGCCGCGTGCCTTCGCGACGCTGCTCTGGGTGATCGCGGTGGTCTGCGCGCTGGCGGCGCTGAGCAGCGCTGTCCGCACCGACATCCAGCCGGTCCGCACCGCGATCGACGCGCTGCTGCTGCCCGCCCCCGCGAACCTGGCGTACGCGGTCTTCATCGGCACCCTGGCCTCGGCGGTGCTGCGCCGCAAGCGGCTCGCCTACTGGGTGCTGGTCGTCTACTTCACCCTCAGCCTGGCCGTCGGCGTGCTGGCCGGCGTGCTGCTGCTGGTGGTCGGCGCCAACGACCTCACCGACGACGCCGGCCGCCGGCTGTTCAACTCCTTGGAGACCGTCGGGGTGTGGGTGGGCATCGCCTTCGCCGCCGCCGCGCTGGGTCTGCTGCTCGCCGCCCGGCGGGAGTTCTACGCCCGGGTCCGCAGCGGCAGCACCCGGCAGGCCCTGGGGGTCTTCTTCGGACTCGCGGCGGTCTCGGTCGGCCTGGGTTACCTGCTGCTCACCGCCGTGCCGGGCAGTCTGCACACCTGGCTGGACCGGCTCGGCTACGCGATCGAGAAGGTCTTCGGCGGCGCGATCACCCTGGACCTCACCCGGCAGGGGCAGGCCCCCGGCTGGGTCAACCTGCTGCTCGGCGCCTTCGGTGCGACCGCCTTCGTGGCCGGCCTGTTCACCCTGCTCCGCTCGCAGCGGGCCGCCGCCGTGCTGCACCCGCAGGAGGAGGAGCGGATCCGGGAGCTGCTGGCCCGGCACGGCGGCCGGGACTCGCTCGGCTACTTCGCCACCCGCCGCGACAAGGCGGCCATCTTCTCCGCCAGCGGCAAGTCGGCCGTCACCTACCGGGTGGTCAACGGGGTGAGCCTGGCCAGCGGCGACCCGGTCGGCGACCCCGAGGCGTGGGGCCCGGCGATCGAGGCGTGGCTCGACCAGGCCCGCGAGTACGCCTGGACTCCGGCGGTGATGGGCGCCAGCGAGGCGGGGGCGCGGGCGTACCACCGGCACGGGCTGAAGGTGCTGCACCTGGGCGACGAGGCGATCCTGCTGCCCCGGGAGTTCGACCTGAACGGCCCGGACATGCGCCCGGTCCGCCAGGCGGTGCACCGGGTGGAACGAGCCGGCTACACCGCCCGGGTACGCCGGCACGCGGAGATCCCGCCGGAGGAGCTGTCCGCGCTGGCCCGGCTCGCCACCGCCTGGCGGGACACCGAGCACGAGCGGGGCTTCTCGATGGCGCTCGGCCGGCTCGGCGACCCGGCCGACGGCGACTGCGTGCTGGTCGACGCCCGGGACGGCAGCGGCCGGGTGCGGGCGATCCTGTCGCTCAGCCCGTGGGGCGCGGACGGGCTCTCGCTGGACCTGATGCGCCGGGACCGCTCCGCCGACAACGGCGTCATGGAATTCATGGTCGCCGCGCTGCTCGGGGCCGCGCCCCGGCACGGCGTGGAACGGGTCTCGCTGAACTTCGCGGTGTTCCGGTCGGTCTTCGAGCAGGGCGCGCGGATCGGCGCCGGCCCGATCATCCGGCTCTGGCGGCACGCCCTGCTCTTCTTCTCCCGCTGGTGGCAGCTGGAGTCGCTCTATCTCTCCAACGCCAAGTACCAGCCGCACTGGACGCCCCGCTACCTCTGCTTCGCGGAGCGCCGGGAACTGGCCCGGGTCGGTCTCGCGGCAGCCGTCGCCGAGGGCTTCCTGGCGCTGCCGGGCGGCCGGCCCACCCCGTTGCAGGGGGTGCCGCCGGCCGGCGGGGGCGTCGGCTTCGTGCCGCCGGCCGCCGCGACGGTCCGGGCCGTGCCGCCCGAGCCGACCGCGGTGCAGCGGCCGGAACAGATCCGGGTACGCCAGGCGAAGCTGGACCGGCTGCGCGCCGAGGGGGTCGACCCGTACCCGGTGGGTTTCCCGCGCACGGTCAGCTGCGCCGAGGTGCGCCGCCGGCACGCCGGACTGGCGCCGGACACGGCTTCCGGGGAGACCGTCTCGGTGGCCGGGCGGGTGCTGCTGGTCCGCGACCACGGCGGGATCTGCTTCGCCACCGTCCGGGACGGCAGCGGCGACCTGCAACTGGTGCTGGATCACGACCTGGACCGGTGGCGGGCGACGATCGACATCGGCGACCACGTCGGCGCCACCGGCGAGGTGTACGCGACCCGCCGGGGCGAGGTGTCGGTGCGGGTCGCCGACTGGCAGTTGACCGCCAAGTGCCTGCGCCCGCTGCCGGACAAGCACCACGGGCTGGCCGACCCGGAGGCCCGGGTCCGCCAGCGCTACCTGGACCTGGCGATCAACCCGGAGGCGCGGGAGCTGCTGCGGGCCCGGGGGGCGGCGCTGGGCAGCCTGCGCCGGACCCTGGCCGACCGGGACTTCCTGGAGGTGGAGACGCCGATCCTGCAACGGGTGCACGGCGGGGCGAACGCCCGCCCCTTCGCCACCCACAGCAACGCGTACGACGTGCGGCTGAGCCTGCGGATCGCGCCGGAGCTCTATCTCAAGCGGCTCGCGGTGGGCGGGGTGGAGCGGGTGTACGAGCTGGGTCGGGCGTTCCGCAACGAGGGGGTCGACTTCAGCCACAACCCGGAGTTCACCGTGCTGGAGGCCTACCAGGCGTACGCCGACTACCACGTCATGCGCGAGCTGGCCCGGGACCTGATCGTGGCGGCGGCGGTGGCGGTGCACGGGTCGCCGGTGGCGCGCCGCCCCGGCACCGGGGAGCTGGTGGACATCGGCGGCCAGTGGCCGGTGCGGACGGTGAACGAGGCGGTCTCCGCGGCGCTGGGCGAGGAGGTCACCGCCGACACCGAGGTGGCGACCCTGCGCAAGCTCTGCGACGCCGCGCAGGTGCCGTACGACCCGCGCTGGGAGCGCGGTGCGGTGCTGCTGGAGCTCTATGAGCGGCTGGTCGAGGCGCGGACCGAGGTGCCCACGTTCTATCTGGACTTCCCGACCGACGTGTCGCCGCTGACGCGGCAGCACCGGGACGATCCCCGGCTGGCGGAGCGGTGGGACCTGGTGGCGTTCGGGATGGAGCTGGGCACCGCGTACTCGGAGCTGGTGGACCCGACCGAGCAGCGCCGCCGGCTCACCGAGCAGTCCCTGAAGGCGGCGGGCGGTGACGTCGAGGCGATGGAGCTGGACGAGGACTTCCTCACCGCACTGGAGTACGCGATGCCGCCCACGGGGGGCCTCGGGCTGGGCGTGGACCGGCTGGTGATGCTGCTGACCGGCCGGTCCATCCGGGAGACGCTGCCGTTCCCGATGGTCCGCGAGTCGTCGTGACCCGGGTCGGGCCGGCTCGCGTGCTGCCGGTGGTGACCCTCGGGCTGACCGCGCTCCTCTACTCGTCGTGGCTGCTCGGGCCGCTGCTCAACCCGGCCATCGGCCTCGTCGACGGGTACGCCAGCGAGCTGGCCGCCCGCGACCAGCCGTACCACCTGGTCTTCGGCCTGGGTGACCTGGTGGCCGGGACGGTGGCCTCGGCGGTCGGTCTGGTGCTGGCCCGGCGCGACCGGCGGTGGTGGCGGCGGGCCTGGTGGGGGCTGCTCGTCTTCGGCGTGGCGACCGCCATGGACGGGACGGTGAGCGCGATGGACTGCGCCCCCTCGGCGGAGGCGCGCTGCGCCCGGCTGGAGGAGCTGGGCGAGCTCTCCTGGCGGCACGAGTGGCACTCGCTCAGCTCGTCGGTGGCGATCGCCGGTGGGCTGCTGTCGCTGCTCGCCCTGCTGGTGGCCCTGCGCGGGGCCGGCGCGTCGTTCCGGTGGGGGCTGCTGGTGGCGGCGGTGCTGGCGGTCGGCACGGCGGGCACCCTGGTCGAGGTGTGGCACCCGGGCGCGGCGCTCGGCGCCTGGCAGCGGGTGCAGCTCGTCGGCCTGGCCGGGTGGCTGCTCCTCGCGGGCGTCGCCGCGTCCCGGGAGCGGCCGGTTGCGGACGGCCCGTCCCGGGGGTCGGGGAACCGGTGACGGTGGACCGGCCGGTCGTGGTGCTCTGCGCCGGGATGGCCGAGGGCGCCGACACCTGGGACGCCCTGGTGCCGCTGCTGGCCGACACCCACCGGGTGGTCCGCTTCGACCGTCCCGGCCTGGGCGGGTCCGGCCCGGTGGGTCCGCCACCGACGCTGGCCGGCGAGGTGGCGCGGCTCGCCGCGTTGGTCGGGCGGGAGGTGGGGCGGCCGGTGCTGGTGGCGCACTCGGCGGCGGCCCTCCCGGCGGAGGCGTACGCCCGGACGCATCCGGACCGGTTGGCCGGGTTGGTGCTGGTCGACCCGAGCGTGGTGCCGGCGACGCCTGCGGCGGGGCGGTGCCGGGCGCGGCTGGCCCGACGGGTCGCCGCCCACCCGGCGGTGCCCGGCCGGGTCCTCGACCGCACCGGCCTCGCCCGGCTCGGCCCACCGGTCTGGCGGTGGGTACGCCGTCGTCGCGCCACCGACCCGCCGACGTCGGCGCTACGGGCGGCGGGGGAGCGTCGCTACGGGTCGGCGGCGGTGCTGCTGACGGTGCTGGTCGAGTGGTTGGCGTACCCGGCGATGGCCGCCGCCCTGGCGCGGCTGCGGCGGCGGAGCGCACCGCCGGTGGTGCCGGTGGTGGTGCTGACCGCCCTGGCCGACGTGCCCGGTCGGCGGGCGCGGGCCGCCTGGCGGGCCGGGCACGCGGCGCTGGCCCGGTCGTTCCCCGCCGGCCGGCAGGAGCTGCTGCCGGACGCCCGCCACCTGGTGCAGTGGGACGACCCGGAAGCGGTGCGCGCCGCGATCGTGGCCGTCGGGCGTGACACCGGGTCCTAGGCTGGTCGCGTGCCGGGGTTGCTGATGGCGGTGACGGGGCCGTGGGCGTACGCCCTCGCCCAGCTCACCGTGCTGGCCGACCGCCCGGTCGAGGTGCTCGCGGGCGCGGCGGTCGCTGCCGCGCTGCTGCTGGCGACGCTGCTCG
This genomic interval from Micromonospora sp. CCTCC AA 2012012 contains the following:
- a CDS encoding FAD-dependent oxidoreductase, which gives rise to MAERLIVVGGDAAGMAAASQARRRRDRDDLEIVAFERGHFTSYSSCGIPYWIGGVVPDRDQLVARDPETFRTSFDIDVRLRHEVTGIDLERREVVARNLAGGGEVRERFDQLVYATGAVPLTPDWARTDADGVFGVQTLDDGAALRDWLDREPTPRRAVVVGGGYIGVEMAEALIKRGLTVDLVEQADQPMSTVDADMAELVSDAMRGIGIGIRTGLTVTGLETRDGRVTAVVTAEGPMPADVVVLGLGVRPNIAVAQAAGLPIGPSGGVRTDRRMRVPGVPGVWAAGDCVETLHRVSGLPVHIPLGTHANKQGRVAGINIGGGYATFPGVIGTAVTKVCDLEVGRTGLRERDAASAGFEFVSVVAESTSRAGYYPGSRPMTVKLLAERPSGRLLGAQIVGWSEAAKRIDTLAVALWNGMTVDEMTSLDLGYAPPYAPVWDPVLIAARKAVDALDRR
- a CDS encoding carboxylate-amine ligase gives rise to the protein MMVMSGSVAERERDAAPGGTDLLTVGVEEEFLLVDPHTGAAVPAVDLVMEQVPAELRGQIEREFQTSQIEIGTPPGLELSSIRHSLGVLRGELSAAAERAGVRLLAIGTGPVDGPVPPVVDKPRFDRMIERFRLLVPGPGNNGMHVHVGVPDGDTGVQVLNHVRPWLPILHAMTTNSPFSRGEDTGYASWRSVEWERWPSVAPTPYLTSHEHYERLIRQLIATGVMLDEGMLYWYARLSAKYPTVEIRIGDVCPSVDDTVLVAALVRALVATAMTDIAAGRAPIRTDHHLLVAAHWRAAHDGLEGEGVDVTDGELRPMWELLDRLVDRLRPELTRHGDLDQVTELLGGLRRHGSGAARQRAVFARTGRLVDVVEDVARQTRG
- the lysX gene encoding bifunctional lysylphosphatidylglycerol synthetase/lysine--tRNA ligase LysX, with the protein product MTDERRPDRDWRRQVPRAFATLLWVIAVVCALAALSSAVRTDIQPVRTAIDALLLPAPANLAYAVFIGTLASAVLRRKRLAYWVLVVYFTLSLAVGVLAGVLLLVVGANDLTDDAGRRLFNSLETVGVWVGIAFAAAALGLLLAARREFYARVRSGSTRQALGVFFGLAAVSVGLGYLLLTAVPGSLHTWLDRLGYAIEKVFGGAITLDLTRQGQAPGWVNLLLGAFGATAFVAGLFTLLRSQRAAAVLHPQEEERIRELLARHGGRDSLGYFATRRDKAAIFSASGKSAVTYRVVNGVSLASGDPVGDPEAWGPAIEAWLDQAREYAWTPAVMGASEAGARAYHRHGLKVLHLGDEAILLPREFDLNGPDMRPVRQAVHRVERAGYTARVRRHAEIPPEELSALARLATAWRDTEHERGFSMALGRLGDPADGDCVLVDARDGSGRVRAILSLSPWGADGLSLDLMRRDRSADNGVMEFMVAALLGAAPRHGVERVSLNFAVFRSVFEQGARIGAGPIIRLWRHALLFFSRWWQLESLYLSNAKYQPHWTPRYLCFAERRELARVGLAAAVAEGFLALPGGRPTPLQGVPPAGGGVGFVPPAAATVRAVPPEPTAVQRPEQIRVRQAKLDRLRAEGVDPYPVGFPRTVSCAEVRRRHAGLAPDTASGETVSVAGRVLLVRDHGGICFATVRDGSGDLQLVLDHDLDRWRATIDIGDHVGATGEVYATRRGEVSVRVADWQLTAKCLRPLPDKHHGLADPEARVRQRYLDLAINPEARELLRARGAALGSLRRTLADRDFLEVETPILQRVHGGANARPFATHSNAYDVRLSLRIAPELYLKRLAVGGVERVYELGRAFRNEGVDFSHNPEFTVLEAYQAYADYHVMRELARDLIVAAAVAVHGSPVARRPGTGELVDIGGQWPVRTVNEAVSAALGEEVTADTEVATLRKLCDAAQVPYDPRWERGAVLLELYERLVEARTEVPTFYLDFPTDVSPLTRQHRDDPRLAERWDLVAFGMELGTAYSELVDPTEQRRRLTEQSLKAAGGDVEAMELDEDFLTALEYAMPPTGGLGLGVDRLVMLLTGRSIRETLPFPMVRESS
- a CDS encoding DUF998 domain-containing protein codes for the protein MTRVGPARVLPVVTLGLTALLYSSWLLGPLLNPAIGLVDGYASELAARDQPYHLVFGLGDLVAGTVASAVGLVLARRDRRWWRRAWWGLLVFGVATAMDGTVSAMDCAPSAEARCARLEELGELSWRHEWHSLSSSVAIAGGLLSLLALLVALRGAGASFRWGLLVAAVLAVGTAGTLVEVWHPGAALGAWQRVQLVGLAGWLLLAGVAASRERPVADGPSRGSGNR